In Arachis hypogaea cultivar Tifrunner chromosome 17, arahy.Tifrunner.gnm2.J5K5, whole genome shotgun sequence, a single window of DNA contains:
- the LOC112765324 gene encoding uncharacterized protein: MPGLVKLELEEMENLKELCHGSPMHALGFFEKLEQLYIRKCEQLRNVFPANCELRSLKILKIDGRGLYQTTVAISCAAVALFSMSAAKSLEQLEELYIADCKDLRRIISNEDNGNEDISQALNNSQSMLPNLKKLCIHYCPKLEFGLPSFCVGLEKLQEIDIFKASELKYIFGNEYQNEIQTKLPNLKSLKLQNLANLIQICRGNSQPWWPCLRELRCVNCPKLSTSCVNVMVRSTMRQQHLHKGVSLEEDQGKHLAAKLEQVEFRGFSELRFIWSDPTNRQILSL; encoded by the exons ATGCCAGGTTTAGTCAAGTTAGAGCTGGAGGAAATGGAAAacttgaaagaactttgccatgGTTCACCTATGCATGCTCTTGGCTTCTTTGAGAAATTAGAACAACTCTACATAAGGAAGTGTGAGCAGTTGCGCAACGTTTTCCCTGCGAACTGCGAATTGCGCAGTCTTAAAATCCTTAAAATTGATGGCAGAGGACTTTATCAGACTACTGTTGCCATCAGCTGCGCAGCGGTTGCACTATTCTCTATGTCTGCTGCCAAAAGTCTAGAACAGTTAGAAGAGCTATATATAGCAGATTGCAAGGATTTAAGGCGCATAATTTCAAATGAAGATAATGGTAATGAGGACATATCTCAAGCTCTTAACAACTCACAATCAATGCTCCCAAATTTGAAGAAACTCTGCATTCATTATTGTCCAAAGTTAGAATTTGGGCTCCCAAGCTTTTGTGTTGGCCTTGAGAAATTGCAAGAGATAGATATTTTTAAGGCTTCAGAGCTGAAATACATCTTTGGCAATGAATATCAAAATGAGATCCAAACCAAGCTTCCCAATTTGAAATCACTCAAACTCCAGAACCTCGCGAATCTCATTCAGATATGCAGGGGAAACAGTCAGCCTTGGTGGCCATGTTTGAGGGAGCTAAGATGTGTTAACTGTCCAAAATTGAGCACATCTTGTGTCAATGTTATGGTTAGGTCAACAATGAGACAGCAGCATCTGCATAAG GGAGTTTCCCTTGAGGAGGATCAGGGAAAACATTTGGCCGCAAAATTAGAGCAAGTCGAATTTCGAGGCTTCTCCGAATTGAGGTTCATATGGTCTGATCCTACTAACAGACAGATTTTGAGTCTTTAA
- the LOC112766960 gene encoding disease resistance protein At4g27190 — protein sequence MAEIFISIAAKISEYAVDLAIRQGQYLFRAGRFIKNLEKEKQKLISTLGSVQKRVEATDKTEQVKDSVLKWINEAEKLVEEVENLETEVETNGSCFKGQCSIGKRYNLCKKMQQKIESLINLNKNGQFDTIAFPAPIPGSEYLYPGNIVYFKSTQKALDQILEALQDDSINLIGLYGMGGSGKTILVKAVGNEAKTMNLFDRVVLATVSETPDIKEIQKEIAELMGLKFSEENKASRAIRISLGLKSKERILVILDDVWAKLKLEDIGIPCDEGNQSSCKIILTTRLRGVCTLMNCQREIPLHLLSEEEAWMFFKKYSGIGDNSPSELLKVASNVAMECKGLPIAIEAVGSSLKKKPIEVWKAALYSLKHSKPMDVEDGVRDAFSCIELSYNHLRSKRDELMFLMCSMFPEDHEIFVEDLIRYGVGLGICGEVESIDTARNQLRASINKLVNSCLLMHSDKNKEHFSNVNRADHVKMHDMVRDTALWIASRSENKKILVNLVKDLNTLVENGDINDYFAVSSWNKKTNRIAAQVTAPKLQFLLLSSRMSLDIANASFEGLKEIKVMAIISEDYRTLLSLPHSTQSLTNLQTLCLRGWDLDDISFILNLTKLEVLDLRACRFKQIPKEIERLNKLKLLDLQGCAVLENYNSEAIGNCEQLEELYVSGPSFQKDDKCMFPCQTFLDDVISSNLQRYILELGPLQTYGHGINENSSVRALSLKEFDISKFGASKMNLLQRAEDIYLNRLRGGCKNVAPELVKAAGSMNDLTKLRLRSCSEIECIIDTSSSGGYFQLDALMPGLVKLELEEMENLKELCHGSPMHALGFFEKLEELYIRKCEQLRNVFPANCKLGSLKILKIDGRGLYQPTIAISCAAVALFSMSAAKSLEQLEELSISDCKDLRCLISNDEDNGNEDISQALNNSQSMLPNLKKLCIHYCPKLEFVLPNFCVGLEKLQEIDIFKASELKYIFGNEYQNEIQTKLPNLKSLKLQNLANLIRICRGNSQPWWPCLRELRCVNCPKLSTSCINVLVRSTMKQQHLNKGVSLEEDQGKHLASELEQVEFRGFSELRFIWSDPTNRQILSLQYLQYLKVDGCTKLKSIFSAAILRSLPELTSLVIQGCNELEEIVSEDEELHHDLSNTKVVCFPKLRNLTVKNCNKLKSIFSVSMLGMPPQLSYLHISDAAELVQVFRNSSDKIVFPNLREMKLNKLPCLVDICIGFELLQPLKAVKIMVDQCPNFTSISEAT from the exons ATGGCTGAAATTTTCATCTCCATAGCAGCCAAGATCTCAGAATATGCGGTGGATTTAGCGATACGTCAAGGACAGTATCTGTTTCGTGCTGGAAGATTCATTAagaatcttgaaaaagaaaagCAGAAGCTGATTTCAACTCTAGGTAGTGTGCAGAAAAGAGTTGAAGCAACTGATAAAACAGAACAAGTCAAAGATTCTGTTCTGAAGTGGATCAATGAAGCCGAAAAGCTTGTAGAAGAGGTGGAGAATCTGGAAACAGAAGTAGAGACTAATGGAAGTTGTTTCAAGGGACAATGTTCTATTGGGAAGAGATATAATCTGTGCAAGAAAATGCAACAGAAAATAGAGTCTCTAATAAATCTGAACAAaaatggtcaatttgatactaTTGCCTTCCCTGCTCCAATTCCAGGCAGTGAGTATTTATATCCTGGAAACATTGTTTACTTCAAGTCCACACAGAAAGCGTTGGATCAAATTTTGGAGGCGTTGCAAGATGATAGTATCAATTTGATTGGACTCTACGGAATGGGAGGTTCTGGTAAGACAATACTGGTGAAAGCAGTTGGTAACGAGGCCAAGACTATGAATCTTTTCGACCGAGTTGTGCTTGCCACTGTATCAGAAACTCCGGATATcaaagagattcagaaggaaaTTGCTGAATTGATGGGGCTGAAATTTTCTGAAGAAAATAAAGCATCAAGAGCAATAAGAATATCTTTGGGGctgaaaagtaaagagagaattCTTGTGATCTTGGATGATGTTTGGGCTAAGCTTAAGCTTGAAGATATTGGAATTCCTTGTGATGAGGGTAACCAAAGCAGCTGCAAGATCATCTTGACTACGCGTCTGCGTGGAGTTTGCACCTTGATGAACTGTCAAAGAGAGATTCCTTTACATCTCTTGTCAGAAGAGGAAGCTTGGATGTTTTTCAAAAAGTATTCAGGAATAGGTGACAATTCGCCATCTGAGCTATTAAAGGTTGCCTCAAATGTTGCTATGGAATGTAAAGGGTTACCAATCGCAATCGAAGCAGTGGGATCTTCCTTGAAAAAGAAGCCTATTGAGGTCTGGAAGGCAGCATTATACAGTCTGAAACATTCAAAGCCAATGGATGTTGAAGATGGAGTGAGAGATGCCTTCTCGTGCATTGAATTAAGCTACAATCATTTGAGAAGCAAAAGAGATGAGTTAATGTTCTTGATGTGTAGTATGTTTCCAGAAGATCATGAGATCTTTGTTGAAGATTTGATCAGATATGGAGTGGGATTAGGCATATGTGGCGAAGTTGAATCAATTGACACAGCAAGGAATCAGTTGAGAGCTAGTATTAACAAACTTGTAAACTCTTGTCTGCTGATGCACTCTGACAAAAACAAAGAACACTTTTCTAATGTGAATAGAGCAGATCATGTGAAGATGCATGACATGGTTCGCGACACTGCTTTGTGGATAGCATCTAGATCAGAGAACAAAAAGATTCTGGTAAATCTTGTTAAAGATCTAAACACCTTGGTTGAAAATGGAGACATCAATGATTATTTTGCAGTATCATCATGGAACAAGAAAACGAACCGGATTGCTGCTCAAGTCACTGCTCCAAAGCTTCAGTTTCTATTGCTGAGTTCTAGAATGTCCTTGGATATAGCAAATGCATCTTTCGAAGGCCTTAAAGAGATCAAGGTTATGGCAATTATCAGTGAAGATTATAGGACTTTGTTATCATTGCCACATTCAACTCAATCCTTGACTAACCTGCAAACTCTATGCTTGAGAGGATGGGATTTAGATGATATATCTTTCATATTGAACCTTACAAAGCTTGAGGTTCTTGATTTGCGAGCTTGTCGCTTCAAACAAATTCCGAAGGAAATTGAGAGATTGAATAAATTGAAGTTGCTGGATTTGCAAGGTTGTGCAGTTCTAGAAAACTATAATTCTGAAGCAATAGGAAATTGTGAACAGCTTGAAGAGTTATATGTTTCTGGACCTTCCTTCCAGAAGGATGATAAATGCATGTTTCCTTGTCAAACTTTTCTTGATGATGTTATATCTTCGAATCTACAGAGGTATATATTAGAGCTTGGACCATTACAAACTTATGGCCATGGCATCAATGAGAATTCTAGTGTGAGAGCTCTAAGCTTGAAAGAGTTTGATATATCCAAATTTGGTGCATCTAAGATGAATCTTCTGCAAAGAGCAGAGGATATTTACTTGAACCGCCTTCGCGGAGGATGTAAGAATGTTGCTCCAGAGTTGGTTAAAGCAGCCGGAAGCATGAATGATTTGACTAAGCTCAGGCTTCGCTCTTGTTCGGAGATAGAATGCATCATAGATACATCTTCTTCTGGCGGTTATTTTCAGTTAGATGCATTGATGCCAGGTTTAGTCAAGTTAGAGCTGGAGGAAATGGAAAacttgaaagaactttgccatgGTTCACCTATGCATGCTCTTGGCTTCTTTGAGAAATTAGAAGAACTCTACATAAGGAAGTGTGAGCAGTTGCGCAACGTTTTCCCTGCGAACTGCAAATTGGGCAGTCTTAAAATCCTTAAAATTGATGGCAGAGGACTTTATCAGCCTACTATTGCCATCAGCTGCGCAGCGGTTGCACTATTCTCTATGTCTGCTGCCAAAAGTCTAGAACAATTAGAAGAGCTATCTATATCAGATTGCAAGGATCTAAGGTGCCTAATTTCAAATGATGAAGATAATGGTAATGAGGACATATCTCAAGCTCTTAACAACTCACAATCAATGCTCCCAAATTTGAAGAAACTCTGCATTCATTATTGTCCAAAGTTAGAATTTGTGCTCCCAAACTTTTGTGTTGGCCTTGAGAAATTGCAGGAGATAGATATTTTTAAGGCTTCAGAGCTGAAATATATATTTGGCAATGAATATCAAAATGAGATCCAAACCAAGCTTCCCAATTTGAAATCACTCAAACTCCAGAACCTTGCGAATCTCATTCGGATATGCAGGGGAAACAGTCAGCCTTGGTGGCCATGTTTGAGGGAGCTAAGATGTGTTAACTGTCCAAAATTGAGCACATCATGTATCAATGTTTTGGTTAGATCAACAATGAAACAGCAGCATCTGAATAAG GGAGTTTCCCTTGAGGAGGATCAGGGAAAACATTTGGCCTCAGAATTAGAGCAAGTCGAATTTCGAGGCTTCTCCGAATTGAGGTTCATATGGTCTGATCCTACTAACAGACAGATTTTGAGTCTTCAATATCTTCAATATTTAAAGGTGGACGGCTGCACAAAATTGAAATCGATCTTCTCAGCTGCGATTCTGAGAAGCCTACCCGAGTTGACATCGCTTGTTATACAAGGCTGCAATGAACTGGAAGAGATTGTTTCAGAGGATGAAGAACTTCATCATGATCTATCCAATACTAAAGTAGTGTGTTTCCCAAAGTTGAGAAACTTGACTGTCAAGAATTGCAACAAATTAAAAAGCATTTTCTCTGTTTCTATGCTTGGAATGCCTCCTCAACTAAGTTATCTGCACATTTCAGATGCTGCTGAACTTGTACAAGTTTTCAGGAATAGTAGTGACAAGATTGTGTTTCCAAATCTCAGAGAAATGAAACTGAACAAACTACCATGTCTGGTGGACATTTGCATAGGATTTGAACTATTACAGCCACTGAAAGCAGTGAAGATCATGGTAGATCAGTGCCCAAATTTTACTTCAATTTCTGAAGCAACTTAA
- the LOC112762600 gene encoding putative disease resistance protein At4g10780, with protein sequence MAEIFISIAAKISEYAVDLAIRQGQYLFRAGRFIKNLEKEKQKLISTLGSVQKRVEATDKTEQVKDSVLKWINEAEKLVEEVENLETEIETNGGSEYLYPGNIVYFKSTKKAPDQILEALQDDSINLIGLYGMGGSGKTILVKVVGNKAKTMNLFDRVVLATVSQTPDIKVIQKEIAELMGLKFSEENKASRAIRISLGLQSKQRILVILDDVWAKLKLEDIGIPCEEGNQCSCKVLLTTRLRGVCTLMNCQREIPLHLLSEEEAWIFFKEYSGIGDNSPSEVLKVASNVAMECKGLPIAIEAVGSSMKKKPIEV encoded by the exons ATGGCTGAAATTTTCATCTCCATAGCTGCCAAGATCTCGGAATATGCGGTGGATTTAGCGATACGTCAAGGACAGTATCTGTTTCGTGCTGGAAGATTCATTAagaatcttgaaaaagaaaagCAGAAGCTGATTTCAACTCTAGGTAGTGTGCAGAAAAGAGTTGAAGCAACTGATAAAACAGAACAAGTCAAAGATTCTGTTCTGAAGTGGATCAATGAAGCCGAAAAGCTTGTAGAAGAGGTGGAGAATCTGGAAACAGAAATAGAGACCAATGGAG GCAGTGAGTATTTATATCCTGGAAACATTGTTTACTTCAAATCCACAAAAAAAGCTCCGGATCAAATTTTGGAGGCGTTGCAAGATGATAGTATCAATTTGATTGGACTCTATGGAATGGGAGGTTCTGGTAAGACAATACTGGTGAAAGTAGTTGGTAACAAGGCCAAGACTATGAATCTTTTCGACCGAGTTGTGCTTGCCACTGTGTCACAAACTCCGGATATCAAAGTGATTCAGAAGGAAATTGCTGAATTGATGGGGCTGAAATTTTCTGAAGAAAATAAAGCATCAAGAGCAATAAGAATATCTTTGGGTCTGCAAAGTAAACAGAGAATTCTTGTGATCTTGGATGATGTTTGGGCTAAGCTCAAGCTTGAAGATATTGGAATTCCTTGTGAAGAGGGTAACCAATGCAGCTGCAAGGTCCTTTTGACTACGCGTCTGCGTGGAGTTTGCACCTTGATGAACTGTCAAAGAGAGATTCCTTTACATCTCTTGTCAGAAGAGGAAGCTTGGATATTTTTCAAAGAGTATTCAGGAATAGGTGACAATTCGCCATCCGAGGTATTAAAGGTGGCCTCAAATGTTGCTATGGAATGTAAAGGGTTACCAATCGCAATTGAAGCAGTGGGATCTTCCATGAAAAAGAAGCCTATTGAGGTCTAG
- the LOC140180837 gene encoding UPF0481 protein At3g47200-like: protein MENDVVIELEAMLKNAQPLFTTKNCCIYKVPHKIRQLNEDAYTPTVVSIGPLHHGNSRLVTMESHKQVYCQHFIQRSNASLTDLVSCVQQLEPQIRACYLEKINLTVDELVKVIFIDCCFIIELFLKDEWMTNDAISSKPWMGTRVIHDLLLLENQIPLFVFDKIYNLAFASLLDGDLFPSFMSVAVTYFSMFNKQGLLLPPASSSIAHFTDLIRYFILLPSHTRTSRNPELLVLGHSASELVEAGVKFIVNKSSCMLDLEFDHGTLKIPHIKVGDGTEIWLRNIVAFEQCHYPKEHYILDYVVFLNHLMKTNKDAGVLIKAGIIDCIFGGNYESKVANLFCHVGKNSLVATTNVDYLRICHDLNAYYNHPWHSKMATLRRDYFTSPWSTAASIAGIMLLILTVIQTVCSVLQVW, encoded by the coding sequence ATGGAGAATGATGTAGTTATAGAGCTTGAAGCAATGTTGAAGAACGCTCAACCTTTGTTTACAACCAAAAATTGCTGCATCTACAAGGTGCCCCATAAAATCCGGCAATTAAACGAAGATGCATATACTCCAACGGTTGTTTCAATTGGTCCTCTTCATCACGGGAATTCCAGGCTGGTAACCATGGAAAGCCACAAACAGGTTTATTGTCAACATTTTATTCAAAGATCGAATGCAAGTTTAACCGATTTGGTGAGTTGTGTGCAACAGTTAGAACCACAAATCCGTGCATGTTACTTGGAGAAAATTAACCTCACAGTAGACGAATTGGTGAAGGTGATATTCATAGACTGTTGTTTCATAATTGAACTTTTCCTCAAAGATGAGTGGATGACAAATGATGCTATCTCTTCAAAACCGTGGATGGGTACTCGGGTAATACATGATTTATTATTACTTGAGAATCAGATTCCTTTGTTTGTTTTTGACAAGATATACAATCTAGCTTTTGCTTCTCTCTTAGATGGTGATCTATTCCCTTCATTTATGTCGGTTGCTGTTACTTATTTTTCAATGTTCAACAAACAAGGATTGTTATTACCACCAGCTAGTAGCAGTATAGCACACTTCACTGATCTGATTAGATACTTCATCTTGCTACCATCTCATACAAGAACTTCAAGGAATCCTGAACTGTTAGTTCTTGGTCACAGTGCATCTGAATTAGTTGAAGCAGGAGTCAAGTTCATAGTAAATAAATCATCATGCATGCTAGACCTGGAATTTGATCATGGTACTCTTAAAATTCCACATATTAAAGTGGGTGATGGGACTGAAATTTGGTTAAGGAATATAGTGGCTTTTGAGCAGTGTCATTATCCTAAAGAACACTACATCCTTGACTATGTTGTTTTTCTTAATCACCTGATGAAAACAAACAAGGATGCTGGTGTCCTCATCAAAGCTGGAATAATTGATTGCATATTTGGTGGTAATTATGAAAGTAAAGTGGCTAACCTATTCTGCCATGTTGGGAAGAACAGTTTGGTGGCAACTACTAATGTTGATTACCTCCGAATTTGCCATGATTTGAATGCTTACTATAATCATCCATGGCACAGTAAAATGGCAACTCTGAGGCGCGATTATTTCACCTCTCCATGGAGTACAGCAGCTTCAATAGCTGGAATTATGCTGCTAATTCTCACTGTTATTCAAACTGTATGTTCTGTCCTCCAAGTTTGGTAG
- the LOC112765323 gene encoding uncharacterized protein produces the protein MAMATLLGPPELSNYNPEAQPQPTPVAAATTTAVSEPFIDQMVSRFNNPKPPMGLTENQSATFLSTGNPCLDFFFHVVPDTPSDSLRERLDVAWAHNPLTTLKLVCNLRGVRGTGKSDREGFYTAAMWLFSNHPKTLAANVPSFAEFGYFKDLPEVLYRILEGSDVRKDQKAQWLSVKGSRKRNRLMKMRETRWGRGRGRGAFQLSRGRGTERNLRNARNKEQSMKKKTFGDFLVGLKPFENSPNEMMKKEKETARSLREQKKVSMAKKLLNLYNDDANFQLLHDSISDHFANCLKNDLELLNSGKSTAISLAAKWCPSLDSSFDRSTLLCESIARRMFPRTEYEGIEEAHYAYRIRDRLRKEVLVPLRKILELPEVYMSEKRWDSIPYNRVASVAMKLYKEKFMKHDKERFMKYLVDVKSGKTTIAAGALLPHEIIQSLRYRCRRRYRYGDEDEDEEEDGDEVAELQWNRMVSDMLKEGKMKNCLAVCDVSGSMSGVPMDVCVALGLLVSELNEEPWKGKVITFSANPKLHLIKGNSLSSKINFIREMEWGMNTNFQRVFDRILEVAVDGKLKEDQMIKRVFVFSDMEFDQASAKPWETDYQAITRKYSEKGYGSAVPQIVFWNLRNSRATPVAATQQGVALVSGFSKNLMKLFMDNDGELTPESSMEAAISGPKYQKLVVLD, from the coding sequence ATGGCCATGGCCACTCTCCTGGGCCCACCTGAACTCTCAAATTACAACCCCGAAGCCCAACCACAACCAACCCCCGTtgccgccgccaccaccaccgcAGTCTCAGAACCATTCATTGACCAAATGGTCTCGAGATTTAACAATCCCAAACCCCCAATGGGGTTGACAGAGAACCAGTCCGCAACATTCTTGTCAACCGGCAACCCATGCCTTGACTTCTTCTTCCACGTCGTTCCCGACACTCCCTCCGACTCCCTCCGAGAGAGGCTCGACGTGGCATGGGCCCACAACCCCCTCACCACACTCAAACTCGTCTGTAACCTCCGAGGCGTCCGCGGAACCGGCAAGTCCGATCGCGAAGGCTTCTACACTGCTGCCATGTGGCTCTTCTCTAACCACCCCAAGACACTCGCAGCCAACGTCCCTTCCTTTGCCGAATTCGGTTACTTCAAGGACCTTCCGGAAGTTCTCTACAGGATTCTAGAAGGTTCCGATGTGCGAAAGGATCAGAAGGCGCAGTGGCTCAGCGTAAAAGGCTCCAGAAAGAGGAACAGGTTGATGAAGATGAGGGAAACAAGGTGGGGACGGGGAAGAGGAAGGGGAGCGTTCCAGCTGAGCAGGGGAAGGGGAACCGAAAGGAATTTGaggaatgccagaaacaaggagcagagcatgaagaagaagacgttTGGTGATTTCTTAGTAGGATTGAAGCCCTTTGAGAATTCTCCGAACGAGatgatgaagaaggagaaagaaactgCACGTTCTCTCAGGGAACAAAAGAAGGTTTCCATGGCCAAGAAGCTCCTTAACCTTTACAACGACGATGCAAATTTTCAGCTCCTCCACGATAGCATCTCCGATCATTTTGCCAACTGTTTGAAGAACGATCTGGAGTTGTTAAATTCCGGCAAATCAACGGCTATCAGTCTGGCTGCGAAGTGGTGTCCCTCTCTTGACTCTTCCTTTGACCGATCCACGCTTCTATGTGAATCCATTGCGAGGAGGATGTTCCCTCGCACCGAGTATGAAGGAATCGAGGAGGCGCATTATGCTTACAGGATCCGTGATCGGTTACGAAAGGAGGTTCTTGTTCCTCTTCGGAAGATTCTAGAACTTCCAGAGGTTTACATGAGTGAGAAACGCTGGGATTCGATCCCATACAACAGAGTGGCCTCTGTGGCTATGAAGCTCTATAAGGAGAAATTCATGAAGCATGATAAAGAGAGGTTCATGAAGTACCTTGTGGACGTGAAGTCAGGGAAGACTACAATAGCCGCCGGCGCATTGCTTCCTCATGAGATCATACAGTCATTGAGGTATCGATGTCGACGTCGATATCGATAtggagatgaagatgaagatgaagaggaagatgGTGATGAGGTGGCAGAGCTTCAGTGGAACAGAATGGTGAGTGACATGCTTAAGGAGGGTAAGATGAAGAACTGTTTGGCTGTGTGTGATGTTTCTGGAAGCATGAGTGGGGTTCCCATGGATGTTTGTGTTGCATTGGGGTTGTTGGTGTCTGAATTGAATGAGGAACCATGGAAGGGAAAGGTTATCACATTCAGTGCAAATCCTAAGCTTCATTTGATTAAAGGCAATAGTCTCTCTTCCAAGATCAACTTTATTAGGGAGATGGAGTGGGGGATGAACACGAATTTCCAAAGAGTGTTTGATCGAATTTTGGAGGTGGCTGTGGATGGAAAATTGAAAGAAGATCAGATGATTAAGCGGGTGTTTGTGTTCAGTGACATGGAGTTCGATCAAGCATCCGCGAAGCCTTGGGAGACCGATTACCAAGCAATTACAAGGAAGTATAGTGAGAAAGGTTAtggctctgctgttcctcagatTGTGTTCTGGAATCTAAGGAACTCGAGGGCCACTCCGGTGGCGGCCACCCAGCAAGGAGTGGCCCTCGTGAGTGGATTCTCTAAGAATCTGATGAAGTTGTTCATGGACAATGACGGTGAACTCACCCCCGAAAGTTCAATGGAAGCTGCAATTTCCGGCCCCAAATATCAGAAATTAGTCGTGCTAGAttaa
- the LOC140173181 gene encoding disease resistance protein At4g27190-like: protein MDVEDGVRDAFSCIELSYNHLRSKRDELMFLMWSMFPEDHEFFVEDLIRYGVGLGICGEVESIDTARNQLRASINKLINSCLLMHSDKNKEHFSNVNRADHVKMHDMVRDTALWIASRSENKKILVNLVNDLNTLVENGDINDYFAVSSWNKKMNRIAAQVTATKLEFLLLSSRMSLDIASASFEGLKEIKVMAIISEGYRTLLSLPHSTQSLTNLQTLCLRGWDLDDISFILNLTKLEVLDLRACRFKQIPKEIERLNKLKLLDLQGCAVLENYNSEAIGNCEQLEELYVSGPSFQKDDKCMFPCQTFLDDVISSNLQRHVLELGPLQTYGHGINENSSVRALSLKEFDISKFGASKMNLLQRAEEISLNRLRGGCKNVAPELVKAAGSMNDLTKLRLRSCSEIECIIDTSSSGSYFQ from the coding sequence ATGGATGTTGAAGATGGAGTGAGAGATGCCTTCTCCTGCATTGAATTAAGCTACAATCATTTGAGAAGCAAAAGAGATGAGTTAATGTTCTTGATGTGGAGTATGTTTCCCGAAGATCATGAGTTCTTTGTTGAAGATTTGATCAGATATGGAGTGGGATTAGGCATATGTGGCGAAGTTGAATCAATTGACACAGCAAGGAATCAGTTGAGAGCTAGTATTAACAAACTTATAAACTCTTGTCTGCTGATGCACTCTGACAAAAACAAAGAACACTTTTCTAATGTGAATAGAGCAGATCATGTGAAGATGCATGACATGGTTCGCGACACTGCTTTGTGGATAGCATCTAGATCAGAGAACAAAAAGATTCTGGTAAATCTTGTTAATGATCTAAACACCTTGGTTGAAAATGGAGACATCAATGATTATTTTGCAGTATCATCATGGAACAAGAAAATGAACCGGATTGCTGCTCAAGTCACTGCTACAAAGCTTGAGTTTCTATTGCTGAGTTCTAGAATGTCCTTGGATATAGCAAGTGCATCTTTCGAAGGGCTTAAAGAGATCAAGGTTATGGCAATTATCAGTGAAGGTTATAGGACTTTGTTATCATTGCCACATTCAACTCAATCCTTGACTAACCTGCAAACTCTATGCTTGAGAGGATGGGATTTAGATGATATATCTTTCATATTGAACCTTACAAAGCTTGAGGTTCTTGATTTGCGAGCTTGTCGCTTCAAACAAATTCCGAAGGAAATTGAGAGATTGAATAAATTGAAGTTGCTGGATTTGCAAGGTTGTGCAGTTCTAGAAAACTATAATTCTGAAGCAATAGGAAATTGTGAACAGCTTGAAGAGTTATATGTTTCTGGACCTTCCTTCCAGAAGGATGATAAATGCATGTTTCCTTGTCAAACTTTTCTTGATGATGTTATATCTTCGAATTTACAGAGACATGTATTAGAGCTTGGACCCTTACAAACTTATGGCCATGGCATCAATGAGAATTCTAGTGTGAGAGCTCTAAGCTTGAAAGAGTTTGATATATCCAAATTTGGTGCATCTAAGATGAATCTTCTGCAAAGAGCAGAGGAAATTTCCTTGAACCGCCTTCGCGGAGGATGTAAGAATGTTGCTCCAGAGTTGGTTAAAGCAGCCGGAAGCATGAATGATTTGACTAAGCTCAGGCTTCGCTCTTGTTCGGAGATAGAATGCATCATAGATACATCTTCTTCTGGCAGTTATTTTCAGTAA
- the LOC112765830 gene encoding DNA-directed RNA polymerases II, IV and V subunit 6A, with protein MADEDYDDIDMGYEDEPPEPEIEEGAEEDVDNNKNEDITGEPLEVDDKEDEQPVERPRKTSKYMTKYERARILGTRALQISMNAPVMVELEGETDPLEIAMKELRERKIPFTIRRYLPDGSFEDWGVDELIVEDSWKRQVGGGN; from the exons ATGGCCGACGAAGACTACGATGACATTGATATGGG ATATGAAGATGAACCCCCAGAGCCTGAGATTGAG GAGGGGGCAGAGGAGGATGTTGATAACAACAAAAATGAGGACATAACTGGAGAGCCTCTTGAGGTCGATGACAAGGAAGATGAACAACCGGTGGAGCGGCCTCGAAAGACTTCCAAGTACATGACCAAGTATGAGCGTGCCCGGATTCTGGGTACACGTGCTCTCCAAATCAG TATGAATGCTCCTGTTATGGTGGAACTGGAGGGGGAAACTGACCCACTTGAG ATTGCTATGAAAGAGCTTCGAGAGCGGAAGATACCCTTTACCATCCGTCGCTACTTACCCGATGGAAG CTTTGAGGATTGGGGGGTTGATGAACTGATTGTGGAAGACTCGTGGAAGAGGCAAGTTGGCGGTGGTAATTGA